One window of the Pieris brassicae chromosome 4, ilPieBrab1.1, whole genome shotgun sequence genome contains the following:
- the LOC123708594 gene encoding juxtaposed with another zinc finger protein 1 isoform X1 — protein MAVFMINICKFNGCGITFPRLADLIEHIEDVHIDYDPAVVEQKEASQPSCIPLSYVLKFFTEASRREFQMTPVAEARKRLLSAPKTPSVRSSTPTGSEMDDEEVMSPSEDSNDSWTNVEEYSSEYILQYGVKMNASASSGALGPAAQEKPFACPVPGCKKRYKNVNGIKYHSKNGHKKDGKVRKAYKCHCGKSYKTAQGLKTHSICHHVSPSTSANDRVHVKMPGLVVTASPAQRQLNIIDTIDTNKLVRIYDSIKTKDLPSFTIPKQNLTNLNIINHNHIRHSVLLTPNAEKIKFERKPQPKVTVTSQDSFNEIALTNERRG, from the exons ATGGCCGTCTTCATGATTAACATCTGTAAATTCAACGGCTGTGGCATTACATTTCCACGCCTGGCAGACCTAATAGAGCATATCGAAGATGTTCATATcg ATTACGATCCTGCAGTTGTGGAGCAAAAAGAAGCTTCTCAGCCGTCATGCATTCCATTAAGttacgttttaaaatttttcacGGAAGCTTCGCGCCGGGAGTTTCAAATGACGCCGGTGGCGGAAGCCCGCAAGCGCCTCCTCTCAGCACCAAAGACACCATCAGTGCGCAGCAGTACACCAACAG GTAGCGAAATGGATGACGAGGAGGTAATGAGTCCGTCTGAAGATAGCAACGATTCCTGGACCAACGTTGAAGAGTACAGCTCTGAGTACATTCTACAGTATGGAGTGAA GATGAACGCAAGTGCAAGCTCTGGTGCGCTAGGTCCGGCCGCGCAAGAAAAGCCATTTGCATGCCCAGTACCGGGATGCAAGAAACGGTACAAGAACGTCAATGGTATCAAATATCACTCCAAAAATGGACATAAGAAAGACGGCAA GGTAAGAAAGGCGTACAAATGCCACTGCGGCAAAAGCTACAAAACGGCGCAAGGCCTTAAAACCCACTCCATATGCCATCACGTGAGTCCTTCTACCTCAGCCAATGACAGAGTTCACGTCAAAATGCCGGGCTTAGTTGTCACAGCCTCACCTGCCCAAAGACAACTTAATATCATAGATACCATAGATACAAACAAATTAGTACGCATCTACGAcagtattaaaacaaaagatctACCCTCATTCACGATTCCGAAAcagaatttaacaaatttgaatattatcaACCACAACCACATACGGCATTCGGTTCTGCTGACACCAAATGcggaaaaaattaagtttgagAGGAAACCTCAGCCGAAAGTGACGGTCACCTCTCAAGATTCTTTTAATGAAATCGCTTTGACTAATGAACGCCGGGGTTAG
- the LOC123708594 gene encoding juxtaposed with another zinc finger protein 1 isoform X2, with product MAVFMINICKFNGCGITFPRLADLIEHIEDVHIASRREFQMTPVAEARKRLLSAPKTPSVRSSTPTGSEMDDEEVMSPSEDSNDSWTNVEEYSSEYILQYGVKMNASASSGALGPAAQEKPFACPVPGCKKRYKNVNGIKYHSKNGHKKDGKVRKAYKCHCGKSYKTAQGLKTHSICHHVSPSTSANDRVHVKMPGLVVTASPAQRQLNIIDTIDTNKLVRIYDSIKTKDLPSFTIPKQNLTNLNIINHNHIRHSVLLTPNAEKIKFERKPQPKVTVTSQDSFNEIALTNERRG from the exons ATGGCCGTCTTCATGATTAACATCTGTAAATTCAACGGCTGTGGCATTACATTTCCACGCCTGGCAGACCTAATAGAGCATATCGAAGATGTTCATATcg CTTCGCGCCGGGAGTTTCAAATGACGCCGGTGGCGGAAGCCCGCAAGCGCCTCCTCTCAGCACCAAAGACACCATCAGTGCGCAGCAGTACACCAACAG GTAGCGAAATGGATGACGAGGAGGTAATGAGTCCGTCTGAAGATAGCAACGATTCCTGGACCAACGTTGAAGAGTACAGCTCTGAGTACATTCTACAGTATGGAGTGAA GATGAACGCAAGTGCAAGCTCTGGTGCGCTAGGTCCGGCCGCGCAAGAAAAGCCATTTGCATGCCCAGTACCGGGATGCAAGAAACGGTACAAGAACGTCAATGGTATCAAATATCACTCCAAAAATGGACATAAGAAAGACGGCAA GGTAAGAAAGGCGTACAAATGCCACTGCGGCAAAAGCTACAAAACGGCGCAAGGCCTTAAAACCCACTCCATATGCCATCACGTGAGTCCTTCTACCTCAGCCAATGACAGAGTTCACGTCAAAATGCCGGGCTTAGTTGTCACAGCCTCACCTGCCCAAAGACAACTTAATATCATAGATACCATAGATACAAACAAATTAGTACGCATCTACGAcagtattaaaacaaaagatctACCCTCATTCACGATTCCGAAAcagaatttaacaaatttgaatattatcaACCACAACCACATACGGCATTCGGTTCTGCTGACACCAAATGcggaaaaaattaagtttgagAGGAAACCTCAGCCGAAAGTGACGGTCACCTCTCAAGATTCTTTTAATGAAATCGCTTTGACTAATGAACGCCGGGGTTAG
- the LOC123708594 gene encoding juxtaposed with another zinc finger protein 1 isoform X3 codes for MAVFMINICKFNGCGITFPRLADLIEHIEDVHIDYDPAVVEQKEASQPSCIPLSYVLKFFTEASRREFQMTPVAEARKRLLSAPKTPSVRSSTPTGSEMDDEEVMSPSEDSNDSWTNVEEYSSEYILQYGVKMNASASSGALGPAAQEKPFACPVPGCKKRYKNVNGIKYHSKNGHKKDGKYPVLPPQEHYKPRVHGQKKRLSAQQYFWKKWGKKGVQMPLRQKLQNGARP; via the exons ATGGCCGTCTTCATGATTAACATCTGTAAATTCAACGGCTGTGGCATTACATTTCCACGCCTGGCAGACCTAATAGAGCATATCGAAGATGTTCATATcg ATTACGATCCTGCAGTTGTGGAGCAAAAAGAAGCTTCTCAGCCGTCATGCATTCCATTAAGttacgttttaaaatttttcacGGAAGCTTCGCGCCGGGAGTTTCAAATGACGCCGGTGGCGGAAGCCCGCAAGCGCCTCCTCTCAGCACCAAAGACACCATCAGTGCGCAGCAGTACACCAACAG GTAGCGAAATGGATGACGAGGAGGTAATGAGTCCGTCTGAAGATAGCAACGATTCCTGGACCAACGTTGAAGAGTACAGCTCTGAGTACATTCTACAGTATGGAGTGAA GATGAACGCAAGTGCAAGCTCTGGTGCGCTAGGTCCGGCCGCGCAAGAAAAGCCATTTGCATGCCCAGTACCGGGATGCAAGAAACGGTACAAGAACGTCAATGGTATCAAATATCACTCCAAAAATGGACATAAGAAAGACGGCAA ATATCCAGTCTTGCCTCCCCAAGAGCATTATAAACCCAGAGTTCACGGACAGAAAAAACGATTGTCGGctcaacaatatttttggaaGAAATGG GGTAAGAAAGGCGTACAAATGCCACTGCGGCAAAAGCTACAAAACGGCGCAAGGCCTTAA